CTACGTCATCGGCTTCTCCTACCCGGTGGTTCCGCAGGGCCAGGCCCGCATCCGCGTGCAGCTGTCCGCCGCGCACTCGACCGAGGACGTGAACCGTGCGGTCGACGCCTTCGTGGCGGCCCGGACGGAGCTGGACGCCGAGCCGACCGCCTGACCGGTCCGGACATTTTGCGATAATCGTTCGCATGATCGAAGCGCGGCGGCTCCACATCCTCCGTGCGGTGGCCGACCATCGCACGGTGACGGCGGCTGCCGCCGCGCTGTACCTCACCCCGTCGGCCGTCTCCCAGCAGCTCACCGCGCTGGAACAGGAGACCGGCCACCGGCTCGTCGAGCGGAGCGCCAAGGGCGTACGGCTGACCCCGGCCGGCGAGATTCTGCTCGGCCACACCCACGCCGTCCTCGCCCAGCTGGAGCGGGCCGAGGCCGAGCTGGCGGCCTACGGCGCGGGTTCGGCGGGCACGGTGACGCTGGCCTCCTTCGCCACCGGCATCGGTCTGGTGGTCGCCCCCGCGCTGGCCCGGCTCGCGCGCACCGCACCCGGCATCCGGGTCCGCGTCCAGGATGCCGAGGGTGATGCCAGCCTGCCGATGGTCCTGGACCGGCAGGTCGATGTGGCGGTCGCCGTCGAGTACCGGGGCGCGCCCGACGCCGACGACCCCCGGCTCACGCCGATCCCGCTGTACGCCGAACCCTTCGACGCGGTCGTGCCGGTCACCCACCGGCTCGCCGGCGAGCGCGAGGTCCCGCTCGCCGAACTGGCCAAGGACCCGTGGATCGGCCCGTACCCCGGCAACCCCTGTCACGACGTGGTGGTCCTGGCCTGCGAGCATGCCGGATTCCAGCCCCGTCTGGAACACTCCTCGGACGACTTCCGCGCCGTCGTCGCGCTCGCCTCGGCCGACGCGGGTGTCGCTCTGGTGCCCCGATCGGCCCTGCGCGGCATGGATCTCGCGGGCGTGGTGGTCCGCCCGGTCGACGGGGTCGCCCCCACCCGCCGGGTCTTCGCCGCCGTCCGCCGGGGCGCGGAGGAGCACCCGTTGATACGCCCGGTACTGGACGCGCTGGTGGAGGCCGCGACAGTCGACTGAAGGGCGTCACGTCCCCCACGACGGACGGCGCTCATCTCTTATCCGGGATAGCATCCCGAATGTGGGAAGTGATGTCATGGATCCGGCGGACGCCCGCCTCGCCACCCGCCTGGCCGAGCTGCGGACCGAACACGGCTGGTCCCTGGATGAACTGGCGGAGCGCAGCGGCGTGAGCCGCTCCACGCTGTCCCGGGCCGAACGCGGCGAGATCAGCCCCACGGCCTCGATGCTGAACAGGCTGTGCAGTGTCTACGGCCGCACGATGTCCCAGCTGCTGAGCGAGGTCGAGGCGGAGCACGCGCTGCTGGTGCGTGCCGCCGAGCAGACCGTGTGGCAGGACGCGGCCTCCGGCTTCGTACGACGATCCGTGTCCCCTCCGCACTCCGGACTGCGCGGCGAACTCGTCGAGGGCCGGCTCGCGGCAGGCGCCGACATCGCCTATGACCGGCCGCCCATGCCCGGGCTGGAGCAGCACATCTGGGTCCTCGACGGATCGCTGGTGGTGACCGCACAGGACGTCGAGCACCGGCTCGCGGCCGGCGACTGCCTTCGGCTGCGGGTATGGGGTCCGACGCGGTTCAGGTGCCCAGGGCCCGACGCCGTGCGGTACGCGCTCGTGGTGGTGCTCCCGTGACCGCGATCGTCAGGCTGAGCGGGCCCGACGTACTCGCCCGCGCCGGGGAACTGGCCGATCTGCTGACCGACACCGTGCACCACGGGGCCTCCGTCGGCTTCCTGTCGCCACTCGACCGGGCCGAGGCCCTGGCCTGGTGGAAGGCGCGGGCGGACGCCGTCGAGACGGGTGGCCTCGCGGTGTGGACGGCATGCGCCGGGGACCGCGTGACGGGCACGGTGAGCCTCTCCTTCCCGGACAAGCCCAACAGCCGCCACCGCGCCGAGCTGGTCAAACTGATGGTGCACCGGGACGCCCGCGGCCAGGGCCTGGGGCGCAGGCTGCTGACCGCCGCCGAGCGGGCGGCCGTCGACGCCGGGGTCACCCTGCTCCACCTGGACACGGAGACCGGCAGCCCGGCCGAGTCCCTGTACAGCTCGGCGGGCTGGACGCGGGTCGGGGCCATACCGGACTACGCGGCGACACCGACGGGGGCACTGCACCCGACGACGATCTTCTACAAGCGGGTGGGGACCCTCGCGGACTGAGCCGTCGCCGGTTGTCAGTGGCGCCCGCTACCGTGCGGGACATGCCGGATGCCGAAGACGTACGCCGTATCGCCCTCTCCCTGCCGGACACGACGGAGAAGATCGCCTGGAGCATGCCCACGTTCCGGGTCGCGGGGAAGATGTTCGCCACGCTGCCCGAGGACGAGACGTCCATGGCGGTGCGCTGCCCCAAGGAGGAGCGGGACGAACTGGTCCTCGCCGAGCCCGGGAAGTTCTGGGTCGCCGGTCATGAGGCGCAGTTCGCGTGGATCCGGGTGCGCCTCGCCGCCCTGGAGAACGAGGCCGAACTGCACGACATCCTCGCCGACTCCTGGCGCCAGGCGGCCCCGTCGCGGCTCCTCGACCACCACCCGGAGCTGGGCCTGCCGACCGGGGACTGACCTGCGCGTTCGTACGACGCCGAGCGGCCGTCTCGCAAGCCACCGCTGAGCGGCACATAAACGGGTGCGCGACCACGGCCCCGAGTGCGGTATTGTTTCTGTGCACGTCGGGCCCGGGGAAACCCCAGGTCAGACGGCAAACGGGACGTGGCGCAGCTTGGTAGCGCACTTGACTGGGGGTCAAGGGGTCGCAGGTTCAAATCCTGTCGTCCCGACTTGCGAAGTAGCAGGTCAGAGGTCGTATCGGAGCACGCTGATACGACCTCTTGATCATTTCTTGGGACCATCGCGTACACTCCACGTTCCGCGCTCACCAGCCCGCTGGTGGCCGGGAGGCAGAGAGTGACCGACATTGACGATTCGACAGTCGCCGTGCCGGATGGTTCCGACGATCTGCCGTAGCACGACCTGACGGTCGGTCAATCAGGCGCCTTGGGACGTGCAAGCCCTTCCACGAGGCGGGGCCGGGAGTGCCGTCCGCATCCGTGCCTCGATAGCCCGGCTTGCGCTGGCCACATGGCGAATGAGTCGTGGTCCGCTTGGGCCCACTGGGGGCCTGGGCCCGTTTGCAGGCGGAGCAGTGCTCTTCGACCAAGCGCCTACCCATCGCGCTGATCACGGGGCTTGTGATCATCGCCGACTGCCGCCCCATTTCTCCGCCTCGCCGGGCACTATGCGTCGACGGTCCGGTCGCCTTGAAGCTCTTGCCGCTCGTGTCCATGGCTGGTCGCGGCATGACCAGTTCTTGGTGCCGCGCGGTACCCCGGTTGCCGGGGAATCGTCATGTACAGAACGCCGGCAACGTGGTCATGACATGCCAGGGGCGAGGCGTGGGTCACATGTTTGGTGTGGATGTCACACTCCGGGCGCTGCCGCGGCTCTCAGTATTCAGACACGGCAGGAGGTCCAATGATGTCCGACATCTCGTCGGCCGGCAGTGCCCGGGAGAGCGCGGTGGACACGGCTACCCGGGTGTTCGTCGAGCACCGAGAGTTGTTGTTCTCCATCGTCTACAACATGCTCAGCAGTGTCGTCGACACCGAGGACGTGCTCCAGGAGACATGGCTGTCGTGGGCGTCCAGAGGCGGGGCACCGGGCGCGGAGCGGATCGACAGCCCACGCGCCTATCTGGTGCGGATCGCGGTGAACAAAGCCCTCGCCCGCCAGGCCGCCATCAGCCGCCGTCGCGAGACCTATGTAGGTCCGTGGCTGCCCGAACCGCTCGTCACCTCCCTCGCCGACGGTCGTGCTCCCGGCGATGCCGAGGACGCCGCCGATACGGCCGAGCGCACCCAGTCGGTGTCCATGGCGCTGCTGGTCGTCCTGGAAACCCTCACCCCGCTGGAGCGCGCGGTGTTCGTCCTGCACGAGGTGTTCGGCTATGCCCATACCGAGACCGCTGACATCCTCGGCCGTAGTCCCGCGGCGGTACGCCAGCTTGCCCACCGTGCACGCGAGCATGTCCACGCCCGACGCCCCCGCTATCGGACCGACCCGCATCTGCGTCAACAGGTGACCGAGCGGTTCACGGCCGCGGTGTCCGGTGGCGACCTGCGGACGCTGCTGATGCTCCTGGCGCCGGATGTGACCTTGTGGGCCGATGGCGGAGGAAAGGCCACCGCCGCGGGTCCGTGCCCGGTCCGCGGCCGCGACAAGGTCGCCCGGCTACTGGCCAACGGGGCCACCCGCGCCCGCAGAGGCCTGGACATCCGCTACCGGCGGGTCAACGGCGATCCTTCGGCGCTGCTGTTCAGCGGCGACTCGCCCTTCGCCGTGCTGGTCCTCGACCTGGTCCCGGACGGCCGACAGGTCTGCGGCATCTACTTCGTCACCAATCCCGAAAAACTCGAAGGTCTCACCTGAGGCCGACTACCAGGAGACCTCGCCGGAGGCAGCCGAACCGCCGGATACGCGCACACACGTCCGGCGAGGCACAGGCTCCCGTCGGCCAAGAGGGTGAAGAGGACGGGGATGAAAAAGATCGAACTATCCGCCGGGACCATCGAATACGAGGACACCGGCGGCGACTGTCCTACGGTTGTGCTGTTGCACGGGCTCATGATGGATGCCTCGCTGTGGGCCGGGTCGATCAGTGATCTGTCCGCCGATCACAGGTGCGTGGCACCGACGCTGCCCCTTGGCGCGCATCGTCACGCGATGCGTGCGGATGCCGACCTGTCGCTGCCTGGGATGGCCCGGCTGGTCGCGGAGTTGCTCGACCGCCTGGATCTGCAGGACGTCACCCTCGTCGGCAATGACACTGGCGGGGCGATCGTCCAGCTGCTCATGTGCGAGGGCGCCGCGCGCGTGGGACGGGTCGTGCTCGCCTCGTGCGATGCGTTCGACAACTTCCCGCCAGGGCTGACAGGCAAGACGCTGATGCTCACCGGCAAGCTGCCGCCTCGGCTGTTCGGGCTGTTCATGCAACAGATGCGGCTTCGGGTGATCCGTCGGCTCCCGATCGCATTCGGGTGGCTGACCCTCCGAGGGGACGCTGCCACCGCCCGCTGGATGCTGCCGGTCATGAAGCGGCCTGAGATCCGTCATGACGCCGTGCGGACACTGCGAGCCGCTGGAGCGGACACCGGCCTTCTGGTGGCCGCGGCCGAACGCTTGCCCAGCTTCGAACGTCCCGCCCTTGTGGTATGGGCCAGCCGCGACCGCGTCATGCCGCCTGAACATGGCCGACGCCTGGCCGAACTCCTCCCGCACGGACGGCTGGTCGAGATGGGCGACAGCTACACCCTCATCCCGCTGGATCAGCCGGCCGGACTTGCCCAGGTGATCCGGGAGTTCACGCCAGGCCGCCTCTGACCCGGCCGGCGCCGACCAACGAGAGAGACGCGAGAGAGACGCGAGAGACGAGAGAGAAGAGACAACGGATGCAGCTCACGATCTTCGCAGCGACCGGTGGCATCGGCCGCCACCTTCTCGAACAGGCCGTTGCCGCGGGTCACGACGTCACCGCAGTCGTACGCAACCCACAAAGCCTGATCGGGTGGGTGGGGCGGGCGCGTGTGGTCACGGCTGACCTGGCCGCGCCGGACGCGGATGTGCTCGCGTCCGCCGTCGTCGGCAGGGACGCCGTCCTCTCCGGGCTCGGACCGCGCAAGCCGAGGTCCGAGGCGGGAGTCACCTCGCGGGGCACGAAGGCCATCGTGGCCGCGATGCAGGCGACCGGCGTGAAGCGCCTTGTGGTGGTCAGCGCCGCACCGATCGGCACCGTGCCGTCGCCGGGTCGGCCGAACCCGCCGAAACACGATGCCGGCGACGGGTTCTTCATGCGCCACCTGGGCAGCCGGTTCGCGCGAGCCATGTTCAGTGCGCACTACGCCGACCTCGCCCTGATGGAGGACATCCTTCGTGGGAGCGATCTGGACTGGACCATCTCACGACCGCCTCGACTGACCGACAAGCCCCTCACCGGCGTCTACCGGACGGCGTATGGGCAGAACGTCCGGGGCGGCTCGAAGGTCTCACGCGCCGACGTCGCCCATCACATGCTGCGGGTGCTCGATCAACCCGAAACGATCAAACAAACCATCGGCATCGCCGACTGACGAAGAAGTCGGCGCTGCGCCGCGGCGAGACACCGCGGGTCCGCCGTCCGCGCGGCGAACCCACCGCGACGCCGTTCGGGTACCCATCAGGACGCGACACAGTCGAGCGTTTGCCCAGGTCAGCAGTCTGATGGAGGCCGCCAGGGTCGATTTCTCGGGTTTCCGGGCCGGCCCTGGCAGGAGATCTTGAAAGTCGTCCATCACACCGAGGTTTTGGGATATCAACTCCTTCGCCGGGCGAGGAGTAGCGCCACGTCGTCGTTCGGTCCCCGGTTCAAGCCGCCGAGCAGTATGTCGCAGGTCTCCTCCAGGGGGAGCCGGGTGCCGCCCAACAGCCTCAACAGGCCCTGGAGTCCGGCCTCGATGGACTCTCCTCGCCTTTCCACCAGGCCGTCCGTGAACAGTGCGAGCAGCGTCCCTTCCGACAGTTCCCGCTCCTCGGCGCTGAACGGCACGCCACCCACCCCGAGTGGCGCACCGCTGGGTATGTCGAGGAGTTCGGCTTTCCCGGCCGGGTCCACCAGCACCGGCGGCAGGTGGCCTGCGCGCGAGAGTTCGCATCGGCCGCTTCGTGGGTCGCAGACGACGTAGAGGCAGGTGGCCATCGAGTCGGAGTCGCCGAGTGAGGCGGTGATGTCGTCGAGGTGATACAGCAGCTCGGCCGGAGGCAGGTCGAGCCGGGCGAGAGCGCGGGTGGCCGTACGCAGCTGGCCCATGATCGCCGCGGCGTGCACGCCCTTGCCCATCACATCGCCGACGACCAAGCCGACCCTGCCGTGTTTGAGCGGCAGCACATCGAACCAGTCCCCGCCTACCTCGCTGACCGCGGGCAGGTAGCGGCAGGCGACCTCGATACCGTCGCAGTTCGGTGGCTCCTGGGGGAGCAGGCTGCGCTGGAGGGTCAGCGCGGTGCTGCGCTCCTGCCCGTACAGCCGGGCGTTGTCGATGCAGATGGCGGCGCGCGCGGCCAACTCGGTGGCGAGCGTGAGGTCCTGGTCGTCGAACGCCCGGGCGTTCACTGTGCGGTAGAGGCTGAGCGTGCCCAGCACCTCGCCGCGGGCCATCAGCGGGGCGGCCAGATAGGAGTGGACCCCGGCCCGCCGGAGCGTCTCGGCCGCGGAATCGTCCCTGGCGATACGCCGCATCGTCGCGCCGCTCACCCGCTGCAGCAGGATCGGGCGCGCCTCTCGCACGCTCTGGGTGATCACCCGTGACGGACTGTACGACGCCGGCTCGCCGACGGGATCCGCGGCCGCGATCGCATCGGTGGGATAGCCCGCCGCGACGGCCAGTGCCCGGAAGCCGAGAGAGTCGCCCGCCTGCGGCGCGGCCGTGCCGCCGAGACCGGCCACCGAGTCGAGTACGTCGACGGCCGCGAGGTCGGCGAGCTCGGGAACGGCCACCCCTGCCAGCTCGCGCGCGGTCTGGCGCAGGTCCAGCGTGGTGCCGATACGCACACTGGCGTCGGCTATCACCGCCAACCGCTCCCGCGCTTTTGCGACCTCGGCCGTCGCTCGCTGCCTCTCGGAGACATCCAGCACCGCGATCGCCAGGCCCAGCACGCGTCCGTTCGCGTCCTCGATCCGGTGGTACGACTCCGAGTAGGTATGGTCCTCGCTGTCCGCGGCCGTCCGGCCGACGGTCTGCTGATCCAGCAGTGGCTGACCGGTCCGGAGGACCCGCCGCATCCGCGACTCGATGGCCTCCACATCCAGCGCCGGCAGCACCTCGCCGACGCGGCGGCCCAGCACCGCCTCCTCGGGCACGCCGTTGATCCGCTCCAGTGACGGGTTGACGCGCACCCACCGCAGTTCGGTGTCGAACACCGCGATGCCCACCGGCGACTGGTGGACCAGGGTGTGGGACAGGGCCAGGTCCCGCTCCACGTTCCGTACGGTCACGGCGTCGGCGCCCAGGCCCAGGGCATGGACGTCGCCGCGGGCATCGCGCAGCTGCATGGTGCGGAACTCCACACGGCGCGTCGAGCCGTCCTTGTGCCGCACCGGAAAGACTCCTGCCCAGCTCTCACCCGTGCACACGCGCTTGAACAGCTCGCGCGCCCGTGGCCGGTTCTCCGGTGCCACCAGCAGCCCGCCCGCGTTCCGGCCCAGTACCTCAGCAGCGGAGAAGCCGAGCAACCGCTCGGCCTCGGGGCTCCACAGCACGATCCGCCCGTCACTCCCCAGGACCACGGCGGCCACCCACAGCAGATCCAGCAGCCCGCCCGGCGCAGGAGTGCCATCCCCCAAGCCCTTGCCGGTCAGGGACTCTCGCTCAGGCATACCAGCCGCTCCTTCCGGCGGCAGCGCCGGAACCGCCCTGGGCCCATTTCGCGGTTCCCCCTGCCAGTCATACCCCTCCCGCGGGGACACCGCACGCCACGGTCGTCCAGGTCGGCCGACACCGGCGCATGCCGCTCGACACGCCGTGACGCCGTGGTGGCGGGCATCGTGGGTGTCGTAGCGTCCACCAGGACCGGACTGCCTGCTGGAGAAGGTCAGGGTCGGCGACACAGTGATCGGCAAAAACACTGGCGCCCTCGCCGGCGGCCCGAGCGGTCCGTAACGCCCCCAGGCCTCAGCGCCGAAGCCAGGATCTACAGGTGCCCTGCCCGGCCGATCCGGCCCCGGCGGTGCCGACTCGGCGGCCTCGTCAACGAGTACCAGCCAGCAGCCTGACGGCAGGCAGACGAGTGGCTTGGTCAACAGCCCGAACCAAAGTTTTCGCTCGGGACAGGGATGTCTTGCTCGGTCCAGATGCATTTGCCGTCGCGGAGGTAGCGGGCGCCCCAGCGTCTGGAGAGGGCGGCGACGAGTTGAAGGCCGCGACCGCCCTCGTCGGTGTAGGCGGCGTGGCGGATGCGCGGCGTGCTGAGGCTGCTGTCGTAGACCTCGCAGGTCAGGGAGCGGCTGCGCAGCAGTCGTAGGCGGATGGGGCCCTTGGCGTGCCGGATCACGTTGCCGATCAGCTCGCTGGCCAGCAGCTCGGTGGTGATCGCGAGATCGTCCAGTCCCCAGGCGGCCAGTTGCGCGCGGACGAATTCGCGGGCCTGTCCGGCCGCGCGGGGATCCTCCGGGAGGATGCAGGAGGCGACATCACCGGCGTCGATGGCCCGCGTGTGGGCGATCAGCAGCGCTGCGTCGTCGTTCGTCCGGCCATGGTCGGGAAGCAGGGCCGAGACCACGGCGTCGCACAGGTCGTCGAGGTGCTGGACGTCGTCGACCTCGTCCCGCGCCGTGAAGGTGGGCACCGCATGCTGGGCGAGGATCTGTTGCAGTCGGGCCAGTCCTCGGTCGACGCTCTGGGTGGCGGATTCGACGAGCCCGTCGGTGCACAGGACCAGCAGGCTTTCCTCAGGCAGAAGCAGCTGGTGCGTTTCGAACGGCGGCTCGGCGGCCCCGAGCGGCGGGTCGGCGGCCAGGTCGGGCCTGTGGACGGTGCCATCGGGATGGACGATGACCAGCGGGGGATGACCGGCCAGGGAGAATGAGCATATCCGGGTGATCGGGTCGAAGACGGCGTACAGGCAGGTGGCGTAGCAGTCCTCGCCCAGATCGGTGACCAGGTCATTGAGACGACTGAGCAACTCGTCAGGGGGTATGTCCAGGTCGGCGAGGGTGCGCACGGCGGTGCGCAGCTGGCCCATGGTGGCCGCTTCGGGAATGCCGTGCCCCATGACGTCGCCGATCACCATGGCGACCCTGTCCGCGGACAGCGGGATCATGTCGTACCAGTCGCCACCGACTTGCTCGCCCCGGCCCGCGGGCAGGTAGCGGGCGGCGGCGCAGGCGGCAGGCAGGCGGGGCAGCGTCCGGGGAAGCAAGCCACGCTGCAGCCCCTGTGCCCGGGCGTGCTCCACGTCGTACAACCGGGCCCGCCCCAGCGACTGGCCGGCCAGACCACTCAGCGCGGTCAGCAGCGTACGCTCCTCGTCGCTGAAGGAACGCGGCTGAGCGAAAGACACCAAACACATGCCGATGGAGCGCCCGGAGGCGATCATGGGCAAGAACGCCCACGCGTTCTTCTTGGCCGCCGACGGAATATGCTCCAGCGCTGGATAGCGCTGGCAGTACTCTGCGGCTGACTCGATGAACCGGGGAGTGCGATTCCCCAGCACGTCGGTGGCCACGGGGTAGTCGGCTACCAGGATCCCGTCGAGCAGGCTGAGGAGTTCCTGTGTGTATCCGGCGGAGCCGACCACACGTTGTCGGCCGCCTTCGAAGACCCAGAATATGAGCCCGTCGGCGCCGAATGGGGGCAGGACGTGCGCCGCGACGGCCTGTACGACTTCCCGCGAGGTGAGCGCCTCGGCGAGTGCCGAGGTCAGTTTGCCCATTCGGACCGTCTGCTCGGAGCCGGCCTCCGAACCACGGACGGGCAGCCTGCCAGGCAACTCCTCCAGGCATGCGGCGGCCCATCCCGCCACCGAATGCAGAAAGGATCGCTGCACCTCATCCGGCTCGCCGGCCCCTTCCATGATCACGGACAGCACACCTATCGGCCCATCGGCACCGAGGAGGGGCACCGCTGCCGTGCCGGCTGCCCCCATGCCCAGGCTGTCCCCGACCACCCAGGCATAGTCACCGCGCCGCATGGCGTGTGCGGGCGCCACGTCCTGCTCGTCGGAGAGATCCGCCCATGCCTCGGCGCTCTCCGCAGCCAACCCGCTGGCCGCAACCAGGTGCAGCCGGCGAGCAGCAGGGTCGCACCAGTGCAGGAACGCGCCCCGGCCGTCCAGGCACTCCGTGGCCTTGAGCGCCAGCGTCAGTGCCTCCGCGCCTCGCAGCGCTTTGTACGAAGCGGAGGGAAAGCCCAGCCCTGACTGCTGGTGGTGGCTCCCGGCTTTGGCTGTCGCAGGTGCCAACTCGTCTCCTGCTCACTCCTGGGTCACGGACCTGGACATGCGGTGACGGATAGCCCCGCAAATCAGGCAAACACCACTAAACATTACCTTGCCGCCGGTCCATATCCGTCTGGCCCTGCGCCGCAGGGGACGTCCGGGTTGCTGTCGGCGTCGGCCTGCCGGACCAGCAGCCCTGCTGCGCACGGATCAGCGTCTGAGAGGGCGCGTCACATGAATGCGTTCGCCGCACCGGCACTTGCTGCACCGCCCGCGAGCCCTTTCGCACGACACTGATCAACTGCCGGCTCGGGTCGATGTCACGCTGCCGGATGCCGGTCAGCTCCGGAGCCGACCAGCTTCTGTGCGGGGCGGAGGCCTTTTCTCAGAGATGGGAAGGCGGCCTTTGCCATGCCTGCGAACAGGCGCCGTGTCCTGGACCGGGATCACGGCACGCTCAGGGGCGCGTCGTCCTCTGGCGCGGGTAGCGCGCGGTGACGTCGGCGAGGTAGCCGCGGAGCATGATCCGGGCCTCGTCGAGGAGGTCCGCGTCGCCCTCGGGGTCGCGGCGGAAGGCTTCCTGGGCGAGCGCGTCGGCGGCGAGGACCGCGGCATGGCAGGCACGGCCGAGCGCCTCGCCGTCGTGGGCGACGCCGAGCGCGAGCAGGACGCGGCGGACCCCGTCGGCCATCCGGCGCTTGTGCTCGCGATCCGCGCCCCGGGTCCGCTCGGTCAGGCCGTTTCCGAACCACAGGGCCCGAAAGCCGTGTTCGGCGCGGTAGATCGCGGCGTACGCGTCGATGAGCACGCCGACCGGGTCGTCCCACCGCCGGTCCGCCGCGGCGCGGACGACATCGTCCATAACGGCTTCGAGTTTGGTGAAGTAGCCGGCCGCGAGGGCGTCGATGATCGCGTCGCGGTCGGGCAGGTACTGGTACAGCGAGCCGACCGACACCTGCGCCTCGGCCGCGACGCGCGTCGTGGTGAGCGCCTCGACGCCCTCCTGGACCAGGACGCGCTCCGCGGCCTGAAGGACCCGGGCGAGACGGGCCTTGCTGCGCGCCTGCTGAGGAGTGCGACGCAGAGGGGTGACGCCGGCGCCGTCGACGTCCGCGGTCGGCTCGCCCACGCTTGGCCTCCGAAAGTGAACGTGACTTTGTTTCAGGTTTACGTTACCGTCGCGTACATGACCGACTCAAGCTCCATGCTGGGTCAGGAGCGGGCCGCCGTGGCGGCCGCCTGCCGCCGTCTGGGGGCGGAGGGCCTGCTCATCGGCACGGCCGGAAATGTCAGCGTGCGCGCGGGGGAGCGGGTCGCCATCACCGCGACCGGAGCGGTGCTCGCCCACCTGACTCCGGATCAGGTGACCGTGGTCGACCTCGACGGAAAGGTCGTGGCCGGGAACCTGCAGCCGACCTCGGAGCTGGAGCTGCATCTTGGCGTCTACCACCGCTACGGCGCCGGCGCGGTCGTGCACACCCATGCCCCGATGGCGACCGCCCTCTCCTGTGTGCTCGACGAACTGCCCTGCATCCACTACCAGTTGCTCGCCCTGGGCGGCACCGTGCGGGTGGCGCCGTACGCCACCTTCGGCACCC
The Streptomyces sp. CGMCC 4.7035 DNA segment above includes these coding regions:
- a CDS encoding SpoIIE family protein phosphatase; the encoded protein is MPERESLTGKGLGDGTPAPGGLLDLLWVAAVVLGSDGRIVLWSPEAERLLGFSAAEVLGRNAGGLLVAPENRPRARELFKRVCTGESWAGVFPVRHKDGSTRRVEFRTMQLRDARGDVHALGLGADAVTVRNVERDLALSHTLVHQSPVGIAVFDTELRWVRVNPSLERINGVPEEAVLGRRVGEVLPALDVEAIESRMRRVLRTGQPLLDQQTVGRTAADSEDHTYSESYHRIEDANGRVLGLAIAVLDVSERQRATAEVAKARERLAVIADASVRIGTTLDLRQTARELAGVAVPELADLAAVDVLDSVAGLGGTAAPQAGDSLGFRALAVAAGYPTDAIAAADPVGEPASYSPSRVITQSVREARPILLQRVSGATMRRIARDDSAAETLRRAGVHSYLAAPLMARGEVLGTLSLYRTVNARAFDDQDLTLATELAARAAICIDNARLYGQERSTALTLQRSLLPQEPPNCDGIEVACRYLPAVSEVGGDWFDVLPLKHGRVGLVVGDVMGKGVHAAAIMGQLRTATRALARLDLPPAELLYHLDDITASLGDSDSMATCLYVVCDPRSGRCELSRAGHLPPVLVDPAGKAELLDIPSGAPLGVGGVPFSAEERELSEGTLLALFTDGLVERRGESIEAGLQGLLRLLGGTRLPLEETCDILLGGLNRGPNDDVALLLARRRS
- a CDS encoding helix-turn-helix domain-containing protein; its protein translation is MDPADARLATRLAELRTEHGWSLDELAERSGVSRSTLSRAERGEISPTASMLNRLCSVYGRTMSQLLSEVEAEHALLVRAAEQTVWQDAASGFVRRSVSPPHSGLRGELVEGRLAAGADIAYDRPPMPGLEQHIWVLDGSLVVTAQDVEHRLAAGDCLRLRVWGPTRFRCPGPDAVRYALVVVLP
- a CDS encoding GNAT family N-acetyltransferase, with product MTAIVRLSGPDVLARAGELADLLTDTVHHGASVGFLSPLDRAEALAWWKARADAVETGGLAVWTACAGDRVTGTVSLSFPDKPNSRHRAELVKLMVHRDARGQGLGRRLLTAAERAAVDAGVTLLHLDTETGSPAESLYSSAGWTRVGAIPDYAATPTGALHPTTIFYKRVGTLAD
- a CDS encoding LysR family transcriptional regulator, producing the protein MIEARRLHILRAVADHRTVTAAAAALYLTPSAVSQQLTALEQETGHRLVERSAKGVRLTPAGEILLGHTHAVLAQLERAEAELAAYGAGSAGTVTLASFATGIGLVVAPALARLARTAPGIRVRVQDAEGDASLPMVLDRQVDVAVAVEYRGAPDADDPRLTPIPLYAEPFDAVVPVTHRLAGEREVPLAELAKDPWIGPYPGNPCHDVVVLACEHAGFQPRLEHSSDDFRAVVALASADAGVALVPRSALRGMDLAGVVVRPVDGVAPTRRVFAAVRRGAEEHPLIRPVLDALVEAATVD
- a CDS encoding NAD(P)-dependent oxidoreductase; the encoded protein is MQLTIFAATGGIGRHLLEQAVAAGHDVTAVVRNPQSLIGWVGRARVVTADLAAPDADVLASAVVGRDAVLSGLGPRKPRSEAGVTSRGTKAIVAAMQATGVKRLVVVSAAPIGTVPSPGRPNPPKHDAGDGFFMRHLGSRFARAMFSAHYADLALMEDILRGSDLDWTISRPPRLTDKPLTGVYRTAYGQNVRGGSKVSRADVAHHMLRVLDQPETIKQTIGIAD
- a CDS encoding sigma-70 family RNA polymerase sigma factor, which translates into the protein MSDISSAGSARESAVDTATRVFVEHRELLFSIVYNMLSSVVDTEDVLQETWLSWASRGGAPGAERIDSPRAYLVRIAVNKALARQAAISRRRETYVGPWLPEPLVTSLADGRAPGDAEDAADTAERTQSVSMALLVVLETLTPLERAVFVLHEVFGYAHTETADILGRSPAAVRQLAHRAREHVHARRPRYRTDPHLRQQVTERFTAAVSGGDLRTLLMLLAPDVTLWADGGGKATAAGPCPVRGRDKVARLLANGATRARRGLDIRYRRVNGDPSALLFSGDSPFAVLVLDLVPDGRQVCGIYFVTNPEKLEGLT
- a CDS encoding MmcQ/YjbR family DNA-binding protein; amino-acid sequence: MPDAEDVRRIALSLPDTTEKIAWSMPTFRVAGKMFATLPEDETSMAVRCPKEERDELVLAEPGKFWVAGHEAQFAWIRVRLAALENEAELHDILADSWRQAAPSRLLDHHPELGLPTGD
- a CDS encoding alpha/beta fold hydrolase; this encodes MKKIELSAGTIEYEDTGGDCPTVVLLHGLMMDASLWAGSISDLSADHRCVAPTLPLGAHRHAMRADADLSLPGMARLVAELLDRLDLQDVTLVGNDTGGAIVQLLMCEGAARVGRVVLASCDAFDNFPPGLTGKTLMLTGKLPPRLFGLFMQQMRLRVIRRLPIAFGWLTLRGDAATARWMLPVMKRPEIRHDAVRTLRAAGADTGLLVAAAERLPSFERPALVVWASRDRVMPPEHGRRLAELLPHGRLVEMGDSYTLIPLDQPAGLAQVIREFTPGRL